One window of Hippoglossus stenolepis isolate QCI-W04-F060 chromosome 1, HSTE1.2, whole genome shotgun sequence genomic DNA carries:
- the ca7 gene encoding carbonic anhydrase 7, producing the protein MTGNHWGYGKEDGPSVWHNNYPVAQGNRQSPIDIVPQQASHDPSLGLIVLNYDQCTSTSISNNGHSVVVEFDDSDDRSVIQGGPLDNPYRLKQFHFHWGGKGCHGSEHTVAGNSYASELHLVHWNAVKYKTFGEAAAAPDGLAVLGIFLDTGDDHRWLHTITDALYMVKFKGSVTDFKRFNPKCLLPSSLQYWTYLGSLTTPPLHESVTWIVLKEPIIVSDKQMGKFRLLLFSGEEEDQRKRMENNFRPPQPLQGRKVRSSN; encoded by the exons ATGACAGGGAACCACTGGGGATATGGAAAGGAGGACG GTCCCTCTGTATGGCACAACAACTACCCTGTGGCCCAGGGCAACCGGCAGTCTCCCATCGACATCGTACCCCAGCAGGCTTCACATGACCCCAGTCTGGGCCTGATCGTCCTCAACTATGATCAGTGTACCTCCACCAGCATCTCCAATAACGGACACTCTGTGGTTGTGGAGTTCGACGACTCGGACGACCGTTCAG TGATCCAGGGGGGCCCTCTCGACAACCCCTACAGACTGAAACAGTTTCATTTCCACTGGGGCGGAAAGGGCTGCCACGGCTCTGAGCACACTGTTGCAGGAAATAGCTACGCTTCTGAG CTTCATTTAGTTCACTGGAACGCTGTCAAGTACAAGACGTTTGGGGAGGCGGCAGCAGCTCCCGACGGCCTCGCTGTCCTCGGCATCTTCCTAGAT ACAGGTGACGACCACAGGTGGCTCCACACGATAACAGACGCTCTGTACATGGTGAAATTTAAG GGCAGCGTCACAGATTTCAAACGTTTCAACCCCAAGTGCCTCTTACCCAGCAGCCTCCAGTACTGGACCTACCTGGGCTCACTGACCACGCCCCCTCTACACGAGAGCGTCACCTGGATCGTCCTGAAGGAGCCAATCATCGTGTCAGATAAACAG ATGGGCAAGTTTCGATTGCTCCTGTTctctggagaggaagaggatcaGAGGAAACGCATGGAAAACAACTTCAGGCCTCCCCAGCCTCTCCAAGGAAGGAAAGTGCGTTCCTCCAATTAA